Part of the Lotus japonicus ecotype B-129 chromosome 6, LjGifu_v1.2 genome, TAACATTTCCCTTTTTGCTCCTATAAATGTTGATTAATTAAAATCTTAGGCTTTGTTTGGTTCAGATAATTGTTCACATATATATCCTCACTCTTTTAAAATCAGAGCATGCATGTACACCACACGTCGCACGCACGCGCACATGCACACGCACACGCACACACACCAAGATAGAAATTATTTAACATCGAATAAACATTACTAAagtgaaaataattaaatatgaatatagtttttcattataaatataataaaatataaaataattgtggtgagacatttgaataaaaaaaatttcggTACATAGACATTTGAATAAATAACATTAGATATCTATTTTTGtagtaattaatattactcaaatttaataattagcattgaaGTAATTTTCATAACTTGGGTTAGAGCCTGTTCTTTTAATTTCGGTTCTCTGTATTGGGAGTTTATTGATATGGTTTTAGTTGTGGAGGGACATAATTTGCAATATATATGATTGTTAACGTTGATACTTACTTGGGAATAACTATCTCCAATGTGTTATTTAATCAAATATTGTCctttaaaaataatagtttgataatttaattaataatatgaaaaatcattaagtgaatttgaaatattttaaattaactaataaatttttaatatgatTTATAATAACATACTTTTTatcaacaatgaaataattttaacttttaaaattataagaaGTTATGATTTTAATATAGTAAATTATGATTAAGTAAATTTAAACTTATTCAACTTtagttataattatttttctatgtTATACTTCCACAAATTACTTTTACTGATAAGGTGGCAAGTGTTTGGCTTGGATTGCGAGTGTTTGGCTGCCAAGTTGTTTCATAGTATTACCATGTCCCATGTTAAGAGAGAAGGGTATAAGGTGACTCATGTTTTAGCTTCTATTGCATATGGTTTTCCCTCTCAAATATGGTGGCATGATCCCAATAAAAGGTCTCTGAAACCTTTGTTGTTAATACCATATTTTTGAATTAATGAAGTACGTACTTTGGTAGAAGACTCATTCTGATGGGCTTATGGATATTGGGCTTATGGATATTTGACCTTATGCAGTTTATCTTTTTCTTGTTTATAGTTTTATTAATCTAGCTTTAATGTCCATTCTCTTATTAGGTGTCAAGCTTCTAGTATATTCCATGCATTAGGATGAGGTCACTGGTCATCTAGAGGATTAAGCTTTAGCTATAAATTGTATATTTTGCTTTAGAAATGGACAACAAGAAAATTGatcaagtctttattttttatctttttcttatCCTTTTCTTAGTTTAGATTTTACGGTTCTAATGTTCTTGCTAGGAAGTCCCTAAAATAAGTTACTTTAACTAATGTATAATAGgttaaaaaaacatttaaaaaataattttttaaataatgcaCCCATATGATATAATAAATACCTCATGGAGACATTTTTAAACtattttttaaaacttatttattaataaatagtatttttagtattaattaatataaattctTAAATGTAATCATCACATTACGCACAAatagttgttttttttcttGTAATTTTGCAAGATTATATATGGCCATATGGGTGCTCATGGGGATCAATAAATGAGTTATTCCATTCTAGGATATAAGTCCATCAAATACAATTGTGATGTGCATTTTCTAATTACATTTTACTAATTGCAGAAGAAACTATTGGTCCAACAAATCCAACATTCGTGACGAAGGTGTGTTTTTTCGAATGTGAAGATCCTGGCTGTACTGATAACTTGTGTAATAGTACATGTCTTACAATGCGAATTCATTGGGCTGTACTCAAAGAAGGACTAGTCCAATGTTGCTGCTATAGTTAGATAAATGTTGTAGTTCTCAATATGCGTTTGTACAAGTGAATCTGCAAACACAGGTTTTAACTTTTTATGATTTTCAGAAAAATATATGGACAAATAAATATATTGCATTTACTTCAAAATAATTGTTATAGATTTCCATTACTACATGTCATTTCTTGTTAAGTTATGGTGTTGAGTAAAACTTGACTGAACGGTAATCTCATTAAGAGAAGAATGAAAGTGCATATAATCATGAACTCATAAAGTCTAATcattttgaattattttgtcACATTATAGAAGAATGGAACTGAAATAGAAAATAACCAAggataaaaactgaaaatggaaGGTACAGCTTTTTTTTCCCTACACTCATGTCATCAACTTTTTATCATCAATGGCCTACAACTGTTTGCCTCATCAACACAAAATCTTGTTCTCTTTAAGAAGCAAATTCTGTTGCTACATTCGACCCAAATCAACAAGATCAGCAGTTGGCTGATGTAAATGTCAGAGGCTCATCCTCCTCCTTAAATGATCTAATTCCAAGCTTCATGTAAAAACAATACAAACATCAGCAGAACAATAAAGGAGGTTCCCACCATATATTAAGATGTGCCATCAGAAGACACTAACCTGATGAAATCAACCCAACAGATATGAATGGTTAAGCTGAGAGAGACAGCTGAATTCCACTTAGTGTGAGTTTCCCAACCTTAGTAACTTCCAATAAAACACATCTTTTGGCTCCTCACGCAGCTATTCAACAATATTAGGGACATACCCTTCCCTTTTGAGCTCCATGTAGAGCAAATCAATCAAGTTACATATATCTGTAGAGTCAAGGGATAAGCCATCACCGGCGTGAAATTCATGCAAGTGACTTTCAATTTCAATCCAGCTACAACCAGGAGTTTTAGTGACACCCTTCTCTTTCATCAACGCTCTCATCCTTGCCGAATCATCCCACATGTTTAAATTTGCATATATTTTTGATGAGATAATATAGTTTCCAGAATTTGAAGGATCCAACTCCAGAAGCAGCTGCATAACCCGTTCACCAATATCTACATTTTTCTTCCTTCGACAGGCACCGAGTAAAGCTCCTAATGTAACCTTATCTGGTTTTTCAGGCATTTTCTCAATCAGATCCCAAGCTTCATATAACTGACCAGCACGAGCTAAAAGATCAACCATACAAGAGTAGTGCTCAATTTTTGGCACCAATCCAAACAATGTGCTCATCATATCAAACAACCTATACCCCTCAGCAACCAGGCCTGCATGCACACAAGCAGAAAGCAGCCCTACAAATGTTATATCATTGGGGCGGGCACCGCCACCCTCGTCTGACATTCGCTGAAAGAGTGATAGAGCTTCCTTGGCTTTGCCATGAGAAGCAAGAGCAGAGATCATTGCATTCCAAGAAGCTTCATTTTTTCGGGGCATCTCATTGAAAACTCTCTCTGCAGTCTCCAAACTCCCACACTTAGCATACATATCAACCAATGCAGTAGCCACAAAAATATCATGTCGACATCCTCCTTGTGATGCATGCTCATCAATCTGCTTCCCCAAATCCAGTGCCCCAATGGAGGCACACGCAGACAGCACCGCAGTTAGCGTAATTTTATTCGGATTAACATGATCCTCCTTCATGCCATGAAATAAAGAAATTGCTTCATCCGCCTTTCCGTTTTGAGCATATCTGTCATGTATGTATAAATCACAAAAAGTGAGATCATTGGAAATTAATTTAGAATAAACTGACTATTAGAAAAAGTGATTGGGGCATGAAGAAAGCATTTTCAAATCTACTATCTAACTCAACATGCATATCCATATGTATAAAAATGCCATATACGATGATGTCCATGCCATGTAAGTCACAAGATATAACCAATTAAGTAAGTTACTATCTAGAAAGAGTTGAAGTCCTGAAATTACATTGTGGATCATATTAGGCCCTGGACTTAGATGATGGAAATTGTGTCTATGATCCTTGAACAGTCATCAAGTAGTGATATTAGTCTTTGAATGTTCATCTGACAAACTACTCCATGAAGTTCAAGACATTGGAACTGATTTGAAATAAATATACCCTCAGGTGCCATAGACtactaaatttttaaaatatactgACCCTGATATAATAGCATTCCACGTGATAAGATCTCTTTTAGGCATACTGTCAAAGATCCTTCTAGCCGAAACCAAGTCACCGCATTTAGCATACATACTAATCAAAGAAGAACCTATATACGAGTTCATCGCCATATCACGTTCCACAACGAACCATTCCACCCACCTCCCCAGCTCCAAATCCCCCATCTCACCACACGCTCCAAGAACGCTCACCAAGCTCATCTCATCAGGCTCAAATCCGCCTTCCCTCCTCAACCGCGAAAACACCTCCACGGCCTCCCTCGCGTGACCCATCTTCGCATACCCCGAAATCATCGAGTTCCACGACACCAAGTCCTTGGACGGAATTTCATCAAACACCTTGCGCGCACACCCCATCCGGCCACATCGAGCATACATCGTGATCATGGAGTGCGCGGTGTGGTGGTCCGTGTCCAGCCCAAGTTTAAAAACCGAGGAGTGTGCAGCGCGGCCGTTAAGTTCATCCGGGAGGTTGGCGCAGGCGAGAAACACGAAAGGGAAGGTGAAGTTGTTAGGGGGTATAGAGAGTGATTTCATTTGGTGGTAGAGGGTGAGGGCAAGAGGGTAGCGGTGCCAAGTGGTGGTGACGGCGCGGAGCATGATGTTGAAGGCGTAGTCGTTGGGGTGAGGGGAGATATGGGAGAAGATGAGGGAGGAGTAGGTGAAGTCTTTGAGGTGTATGGCTCTGGAGAGAAGGTGGTTGGGTTTGTGAATGGAGTTCACCACCATTTGGGTGTGAACCTGTTGGAGGGTCTTCGTGGAGGGACATTGCCGGAGTAGGGATAGCACCGCCGCAGCAGCTTCCGGTGAGTGGTGGTTTGCGTTGCAAGCTGCGTTTTCAAATGTGGCGGTTAGGTGCCGGGAAAACTGCATGTGAACTAGTGTTTGATACAAACATGCAAGGGCTTTTTCAAACACTCTTATAtgcaaaaattaattaatggttTGAATCTCAATTTTGGGTGAgattaattggaaaaaaattggTTTTCAAATTCATAAATTGAATCTGAATAAACTAGTAAAGTGGGTAATATCTATGCAAATCAATGATAAAAAATACTTGTACACATGATAAATATCTCATTCGAGGGACTAGGTTGTAGTGAAAAAATTTTGTATGACCTCTGAAATGATGATTACTCTTAAGCAACCTTGCAATTGTTTTATAAATGTGTTGATGTCGTTCCGCTCGGCTATTTATTGGATGAGATGAACCTCACTTTCGTCATCTTAATTTGGCCAACATGGTGTTCACTAATTGTGAAACTTTTGAGGCATCCAAAACGATATTGTATCATGTGGCAATTTGAGTCTACTCAAGATTGGAAAAATTATCACACAAAATCCTATATTAAGTGAGCGACAAGCTAAGATTAGTATATATGATTAGTGATATAGATCTTCTCATGGAGAACTTTCTTACTTTTCGAACATGTAAAAAATTTAAACCAATAATGATAAATAGTAACAAGATAAAcatgataagaaaaaaaatgagagaaGATTGAGAAATGGAGGTGAAAATTAAGATttaaaggaaataaaaaaaaaattgaaatggaTTCCGATGTATaacaaaaatgaaataatttaaaaatgtcAAAGTTaagtatgaaataaatttttGTTCAATCAAAAATTCATAATTTGGAATGCATGGTGAAAATATGCTTAGCCCTAATCCTCCAAAACTAAACTAGCCTGAGGCCCATGTAATTGCATCACTTTGAGAAGCCCGATATGGCCACAAAGTAAGTTGGGCGGAAAATATGTTAGACTATGAAAGTATTTCTGAAACACTATGTAAGTATGAAGGATTCATCGTGTGCATTTGTATTACCTCTTAATATTTTTTCCTTAACTATGTTTTTAGTttctgaattaaaaaaaatctacatTAGTTCCTATAATTTTTCATTGCAAGAGATtcctgaaaaaaatattttaaaacagTCTATTGATGTCTATATGTATAATGTGTCATTAATTTTATTCGGTCAACAATCTACGTATTGAGTTTAATCAGCTGGGGGATAAACACGTAGACTTTTTGCATCACTATTGATTTCTCTAAAATTTTTGAAGCACTTCATGTCCCTCCTTTTCCCCTTCTTTCTCTTCCCTTCCCCTTCCTCCGTAGCCGCTACACAATGATTTCAACCACCACTATGAACCAACCCAAACCCCTCACAATCCCCccaccccaaaaaaaaaatgaaaactttatCTAAGAATAGAAAATTCGAAACTCCCAATCCCCccaccccaaaaaaaaaatgaaaactttatCTAAGAATAGAAAATTCGAAACTCCCAATTATGTCAATTGGGATTCAATACAATTTCATTTCCCAGGAAAATTATGTCAGAAATCATGTCCCCAACGGACATTGAAATGGGCTTGTGATCATTTGGTGTACATAATAACTAGATTCATTATTCAAATATTAGATTTGTTTCTTTCATTTGTTACCTTTTGGCACACACACATAACATGAATATCAACGTGATAGTTTGTGAGGCTGCAAAAGGCATTTGTAGTTAGTCATGAACTTTACATGTGAAACACCAAGAACGGGccagaaagaaaagagaaagcaaACAAATCACACTAAAGGTAATAACAACAGAATTAAAGACGAACGTAAAGACAGACACATATGATGACTTGTAGGATGGATCAAAATGTATGGATCTCTAGCTAGCTCAATTAAGACAATAATTCTCACAGGTCAAGCCACAAAGCAATAACATCGGAGTATTCGAGTAATGATatgtacacacctcattttctaagcacttcatttccacttatttttatttatatttctcctcttatcatctatcacatctcatactttctctctcattcttttttttttcttcatatctctctcctcattctacCTCTTTCCACATCTTTTAGAGGTGTGAAAGAATCATTATTGGATAATACTCCGGGTGCAACTAATCAAATCAGTAATCCCTCGGTTTTGTAGAAAGTTTGATGTTTTAGATActctttaaattaaatattttaaaatatttgttgttttagaatatcaatgcattttttgttaatttttttaactcttTTAATAAATTGTTTCTCGCTTACACCTTTCATATAAATGCAATAATGCAATTATGCAAACGCAGTCGTGTGAAACTTAATAATAAATCAATTATCAATTATGTGATTTATCATTTATGTCCTCGCACCGAATCGGGGATGACGTGATAGAATCTTTGTCCCTTATGTGTCATTTTCCAAACAAAATGATAAAACCAATTCAGAGAAGACACTATTGTCTATGTGAATTCAGAAAGACAGTACTATTTCTTTGAAAGAAGTCAAGCTAGAACTCATTATTTCCATgtattttgttatttattttcctcttcagaaaaaaaaaatatttccttCATGTGTATTAAGTATTAAGATTTCTGTTGAAGTCACTATTAATCCACATTTCAATTAACGTGATTTTCTTTAACACTATTAAATAAAGAAATGTGTGACATTTGGAAAAACTTCCAACTCATATTAACACATACTttcacaaaataaaaaacacacatTTTGAGGGAAAACGTAAAAACATCAAAAtgtttcattaaattaaaaagatttTTACTTTTAACACAACTTTAATACAAATGAGGGCTTACAGTAAAAGTCTTATTATGAAAAAGATATTTAAATAGGCAATCAGACATCAATAACAAAAAATGAGCTACTAAATCAGGTTGGACTTTCAAAGTACTAATAGATACCCAACACCTATATTTTGTGGCGGTCAGAAACCACCACAAATTGAGcattaatataaattttataatttatgatattttttacCATCATAAACTGTAGGTGACAAATATTTGTCATTATTtctatgtataaaaaaaaatcacttttcttttctctttcaatCCTCATATGCATCTCATTAAAATGCATATACCCTACCTAGTGTCCGCTAATAATTTTAACAGTTTCTTTACATAGTTCTATCCGAACATTTAATTACCTCTAGACCCACCACCGAGGTGTTTGTTAACATTTCAACATCAATAGTGAAATGTTTGGATAAAATGCATTTATATTTGGAAAGTAGTAGTTGAGTGAATCATATATATAGTAAACCTTTATAAAACTAAAGTATCTATCAGCATTATGATCCAATTTGACTGTTCAGTTGTGATGTAAATATGTAACCACTCACTCTATAGTAGCCCCCGTAGTTAGGTAAGTTTCAGATGGTGAATGTATTTGAAGTCAGAGTCCCCAAAAATACGTAAGATACTAAGATCACTTtaaaaagaaaggaagagaagacATGGATGAGCAAAGAGTACATGATCCAGCTAGCTAATAGGATCGAATAACTCAAGCATATGTGCAAAGTGAATGTAGCAGAAAAAAAGTATACTATACATATTGAGCCTGAATACCTATATTTATTAGCGTGTTAGAAGTCCTCAATTGCAGGCTTGCAGCTTATTGTGTTGACTTGTAATAACTTGTCACATGTAAAGATTCTTCCAGCCCAAGCCAATCTAACTCTTTTGGAGATAAAAATTGTGAGGTCATTAATGTTGTAATGGCGTGAGTCTCACAGTAGTTATAGTACGAGAGAGACATGGATATATGATATATCTTTTTAACCATGTTGGATGAAGAGTCACATTAGTGATAGACATCACATTTTTTACTCAAAATCTTAAAACATGATTCTCCACAAAAGGCGGCGGGAGCTTTGCTTGTAGACGCTGAGATTTCTTAATTATAATATGATTTTTCTCTAAAAAAATGTGTGTATGAGTCTTTTCACTTATAAATTAATGAACACTCTTTTTTGTTCAATATGAGActcatttattatattttttatttctaatttcTTTTTCACACTTGAAGAATTCCCAACAGTAATATTTATcattaacatttttttaaaatttcatttaCATCTATtataaaggaaagaaaataaacaaaagaaacTTGTGTCCCTGCTCGACGGGTGGGTCTTGCAGTCAAACTCCCTTCTGCCTTTGCTTCTTGTTCATGACGACTTAAATGACCCCTAGCTAGGCCTATCATCCTTCGATCGACATAGATGATTCAAAACCAAGTGAACG contains:
- the LOC130726838 gene encoding pentatricopeptide repeat-containing protein At2g34400: MQFSRHLTATFENAACNANHHSPEAAAAVLSLLRQCPSTKTLQQVHTQMVVNSIHKPNHLLSRAIHLKDFTYSSLIFSHISPHPNDYAFNIMLRAVTTTWHRYPLALTLYHQMKSLSIPPNNFTFPFVFLACANLPDELNGRAAHSSVFKLGLDTDHHTAHSMITMYARCGRMGCARKVFDEIPSKDLVSWNSMISGYAKMGHAREAVEVFSRLRREGGFEPDEMSLVSVLGACGEMGDLELGRWVEWFVVERDMAMNSYIGSSLISMYAKCGDLVSARRIFDSMPKRDLITWNAIISGYAQNGKADEAISLFHGMKEDHVNPNKITLTAVLSACASIGALDLGKQIDEHASQGGCRHDIFVATALVDMYAKCGSLETAERVFNEMPRKNEASWNAMISALASHGKAKEALSLFQRMSDEGGGARPNDITFVGLLSACVHAGLVAEGYRLFDMMSTLFGLVPKIEHYSCMVDLLARAGQLYEAWDLIEKMPEKPDKVTLGALLGACRRKKNVDIGERVMQLLLELDPSNSGNYIISSKIYANLNMWDDSARMRALMKEKGVTKTPGCSWIEIESHLHEFHAGDGLSLDSTDICNLIDLLYMELKREGYVPNIVE